One region of Gilliamella sp. ESL0405 genomic DNA includes:
- the hemW gene encoding radical SAM family heme chaperone HemW has protein sequence MFEYKIPLSLYIHMPWCVQKCPYCDFNSHTLKATPDYENYIDHLINDLKQDVSLCQNRSIHSIFIGGGTPSLFSAELIDKLLANINKVIPIDSDAEITIEANPNSVDVERFNGYQQAGINRISIGVQSFQADKLLKLGRIHNQQEAIDAGKLAHNLNLRSFNLDLMHGLPNQTLDDALYDLKQAIDIAPPHLSWYQLTIEPNTLFGSKPPVLPDDDMLWAIYQAGHQLLTENGYQQYETSAYAKTNYQCQHNLNYWRFGDYIGIGCGAHGKITQSDGKIIRTVKTKHPKGYLEGRYLDKLNTVEQADLPFEFFMNRFRLFEPTPKHEFEQRTFLPLQTIDQQITQAIDKNYIIEDNQHWQITDHGKLFLNSLLELFL, from the coding sequence ATGTTTGAGTATAAAATCCCTTTAAGTTTGTATATACATATGCCATGGTGTGTACAAAAATGTCCTTATTGTGATTTCAATTCTCATACATTGAAAGCTACCCCAGACTATGAAAATTACATTGATCATTTAATTAACGATTTAAAACAGGATGTATCACTTTGTCAGAATCGATCTATTCATTCTATTTTTATTGGTGGCGGTACACCAAGCCTCTTTTCTGCCGAACTGATCGATAAATTATTAGCGAACATTAATAAAGTTATTCCTATAGATAGTGATGCCGAAATCACTATAGAAGCAAACCCAAATTCGGTTGATGTTGAACGATTTAATGGATACCAACAAGCGGGGATAAATCGCATCTCAATTGGTGTACAAAGTTTTCAAGCAGATAAATTGTTAAAGTTAGGACGTATCCATAATCAACAAGAAGCCATTGATGCCGGGAAACTAGCACACAATTTAAATTTACGTAGCTTCAATTTAGATTTAATGCATGGTTTACCAAATCAAACATTAGATGATGCTTTATATGATTTAAAACAGGCAATTGATATTGCCCCACCGCATTTGTCTTGGTACCAGTTAACGATTGAACCTAATACACTGTTTGGATCTAAACCTCCGGTTTTACCTGATGATGATATGCTTTGGGCGATCTATCAAGCAGGTCATCAACTTTTAACGGAAAATGGTTACCAACAATACGAAACATCTGCTTATGCAAAAACGAATTATCAATGTCAGCATAATCTTAATTATTGGCGATTTGGTGACTATATAGGTATTGGATGTGGTGCACATGGAAAAATAACGCAATCTGACGGTAAAATAATTCGAACAGTGAAGACCAAACACCCTAAAGGCTATCTTGAAGGTCGTTATTTAGATAAGCTAAATACCGTTGAACAAGCCGATTTACCATTTGAGTTTTTTATGAATCGCTTCAGGCTATTTGAACCGACCCCGAAACATGAATTTGAACAACGAACTTTTTTACCTTTACAGACTATAGATCAACAAATAACGCAAGCTATTGATAAAAATTATATTATTGAAGATAACCAGCATTGGCAAATTACCGATCATGGGAAGTTATTTCTTAATTCGCTATTAGAGCTTTTTTTATAA
- the mraZ gene encoding division/cell wall cluster transcriptional repressor MraZ: protein MFSGAISVNLDSKGRMAIPTRYREFLSEGMVCTIGLYHPCLTLYSLSEWQQIEKQLSTLSSVVEAERRIKRLLLGYATECPMDSAGRILLPPTLRTYAKLEKHTMFVGQSNKFEIWDEAIWYQQISDDIAAISADVENLSDNLKNLTI, encoded by the coding sequence ATGTTTAGTGGTGCAATTTCGGTCAATTTAGATAGCAAAGGGCGAATGGCTATTCCCACTCGTTATCGTGAATTTTTGTCCGAAGGTATGGTATGTACCATTGGCTTATACCACCCATGTTTAACACTTTACTCACTTTCAGAATGGCAACAAATAGAGAAACAATTATCAACTTTATCCTCTGTTGTTGAAGCTGAACGGCGAATTAAAAGGTTATTACTCGGTTATGCAACAGAGTGCCCAATGGACAGTGCCGGAAGAATATTGTTGCCACCAACTCTACGCACCTATGCAAAATTAGAAAAACATACAATGTTTGTTGGCCAATCTAACAAATTTGAAATTTGGGATGAAGCGATTTGGTATCAACAAATTAGTGATGATATCGCTGCGATATCAGCAGATGTTGAAAACTTATCCGATAATTTAAAAAATTTAACAATTTAA
- a CDS encoding D-hexose-6-phosphate mutarotase — translation MSIIKQILESHSAEKSLSPSVNQITFGELPVLVITHKTCRAAVALQGAHLLFWQPSTQSSPVIWLSQKTHFKKQKAIRGGVPICWPWFGQLGDPAHGFARIVDWQLDSCHEDDNGVDLVLSLTNNQQTEPFFTKPFHVWLNIHVGHTCHVTLSCQGDFDATSALHTYCGINDIHDVVVEGLGENYQERLSVENKPTTAGQLTFNQEVDRIYTHPSDKITIADGKRTIELTNIGASDVVTWNPWIDKAKAMADFADEEYQSMVCVETSCINKPLKLSPNAKTAYGFKIELI, via the coding sequence ATGAGTATTATTAAGCAAATTTTAGAGAGTCATTCAGCAGAAAAATCATTAAGTCCGTCGGTTAATCAAATCACATTTGGTGAACTACCGGTATTAGTTATTACTCACAAAACTTGCCGTGCGGCTGTTGCCTTACAAGGCGCACATCTATTATTTTGGCAACCTTCAACCCAATCTTCCCCGGTTATCTGGTTGAGCCAAAAAACACATTTTAAAAAGCAAAAAGCTATCCGAGGCGGTGTGCCGATTTGTTGGCCTTGGTTTGGTCAACTAGGTGATCCTGCTCATGGTTTTGCTCGAATAGTTGATTGGCAACTTGATTCGTGTCATGAGGATGATAATGGCGTTGATTTAGTGTTATCGCTAACTAACAATCAGCAAACCGAACCATTTTTTACTAAACCTTTCCATGTTTGGCTAAATATTCATGTTGGACACACTTGTCATGTAACACTAAGTTGTCAAGGTGATTTTGATGCAACAAGCGCATTACATACCTATTGTGGTATTAATGATATTCATGATGTTGTGGTTGAAGGTTTAGGTGAAAACTATCAAGAACGTTTATCGGTTGAAAATAAACCAACAACGGCGGGTCAATTAACTTTCAATCAAGAAGTTGATCGTATTTATACTCACCCTAGTGACAAAATAACTATTGCGGATGGTAAAAGAACCATTGAATTGACCAATATCGGAGCCAGTGATGTGGTGACATGGAATCCATGGATCGATAAAGCCAAAGCTATGGCTGATTTTGCTGATGAAGAGTATCAATCAATGGTTTGTGTTGAAACCAGTTGTATCAACAAACCGTTAAAATTATCGCCAAACGCTAAAACAGCCTATGGTTTTAAGATTGAATTGATTTAA
- the zwf gene encoding glucose-6-phosphate dehydrogenase → MSDIPACDLVIFGAKGDLTRRKLLPSLYQLEKCGKLPKQTKILGVGRAEWDQAAYTEVAKDALTTFMSEPLDETVWRRFSQRLNFHKLDVNDTSGFQALKTKLDQNHPAIFYFAMHPNAFGTICHGLAEAGLNQSKNRIVMEKPLGFDLQSSREINDSVAKFFSESQVYRIDHYLGKESVLNLLALRFANPIFASFWDRNSIDHVEITVAEQVGIEGRWGYFDKAGQMRDMVQNHLLQILTMIAMSPPANLADDSLRNEKIAVLNALRPINKSNLHEKVVRGQYTAGFVNGINVPGYLEEDGANKESHTETFVAIRVDIDNWRWAGVPFYLRTGKRLPSKCSEVVVYFKPLPLNLFSESYSKLPQNKLTIRLQPDEGMDIEILNKVPGLDSTHNLQTTKLDLSFSETFHQPSADAYERLLLEVMRGRQALFVHRDEVEAAWKWVDSIIKAWNADNESPKTYQAGTWGPVASVALVTKDGYSWHEFE, encoded by the coding sequence ATGTCTGATATCCCAGCCTGCGATTTAGTTATTTTCGGTGCAAAAGGGGATTTGACGAGGCGTAAACTTTTACCGTCTCTATACCAATTAGAAAAATGTGGAAAACTGCCAAAGCAGACCAAAATTTTAGGCGTAGGGCGAGCTGAGTGGGATCAAGCTGCTTACACTGAAGTAGCAAAAGATGCATTAACGACATTTATGTCAGAACCATTAGATGAAACAGTTTGGCGTCGTTTTAGTCAACGACTCAATTTTCATAAATTAGATGTAAATGACACCTCAGGTTTTCAAGCATTAAAAACTAAACTGGATCAGAATCATCCGGCTATCTTCTATTTTGCTATGCATCCAAATGCATTTGGCACCATTTGTCATGGTTTGGCTGAAGCTGGATTAAATCAATCCAAAAATCGCATAGTAATGGAAAAACCATTAGGGTTTGATTTACAATCTTCTCGTGAGATTAATGATTCTGTGGCAAAATTTTTCAGTGAATCACAAGTTTATCGTATTGACCATTATCTGGGTAAAGAATCGGTTTTAAATTTACTCGCATTACGTTTTGCTAACCCGATTTTTGCCTCTTTTTGGGATCGTAACTCAATTGATCATGTAGAAATAACCGTTGCTGAGCAAGTTGGTATTGAAGGTCGTTGGGGATATTTCGATAAAGCAGGTCAAATGCGGGATATGGTGCAAAACCATTTATTACAAATTTTAACTATGATTGCTATGTCGCCACCAGCTAATCTTGCCGATGATAGTTTACGCAATGAAAAAATAGCGGTATTAAATGCATTAAGGCCGATCAATAAAAGCAATCTTCATGAAAAAGTTGTACGTGGGCAATATACTGCAGGCTTTGTAAATGGTATTAATGTTCCGGGCTATTTAGAAGAAGACGGAGCAAATAAAGAAAGCCATACTGAAACATTTGTTGCTATTCGTGTTGATATTGATAATTGGCGTTGGGCTGGTGTACCATTCTATTTGCGAACCGGAAAACGATTGCCAAGCAAATGCTCAGAAGTTGTCGTTTACTTTAAGCCATTACCACTTAACTTATTTAGTGAATCTTATTCTAAGCTTCCACAAAATAAATTAACGATTCGGTTGCAACCAGATGAAGGCATGGATATTGAAATTTTAAATAAAGTGCCTGGTTTAGATAGTACTCATAATCTTCAAACAACTAAACTGGATTTAAGTTTTAGTGAGACTTTCCATCAACCTAGTGCGGATGCTTACGAGCGTTTATTACTGGAAGTAATGCGAGGGCGACAAGCTCTATTTGTACATCGTGATGAAGTAGAAGCTGCATGGAAATGGGTTGACTCAATCATTAAGGCGTGGAATGCTGATAACGAATCACCTAAAACCTATCAGGCTGGCACATGGGGCCCAGTTGCTTCAGTAGCTTTGGTTACTAAAGATGGTTATTCATGGCATGAATTTGAATAA
- the rplY gene encoding 50S ribosomal protein L25, protein MFKFKAEVRKEHGKGASRRLRHAGQFPAIVYGGTEPAISVVLDHNQIFNMQEKPEFYSEVLTIEVDGKEIKVKVQAVQRHAFKPKLVHMDFVRV, encoded by the coding sequence ATGTTTAAATTTAAAGCAGAAGTAAGAAAAGAGCATGGTAAGGGTGCGAGCCGCCGCCTGCGTCACGCTGGTCAATTTCCAGCCATTGTTTATGGTGGAACTGAGCCTGCGATTTCTGTTGTGTTAGATCACAACCAAATTTTCAATATGCAAGAAAAACCAGAATTCTATTCTGAAGTACTTACTATTGAAGTTGACGGTAAAGAAATCAAAGTTAAAGTACAAGCAGTTCAACGCCACGCATTTAAACCAAAATTAGTTCATATGGACTTTGTGCGCGTTTAA
- the pgl gene encoding 6-phosphogluconolactonase, giving the protein MFTLNKYDNSQLLNKDLISHIVNALKQAIAEKGHASLAVSGGKTPIPLFTMLSEQDLEWNRIFITLVDDRWVDDTDDASNEKLVMTYLLQNKAKLANFVGLKNSCDNPFDGAQLTEKELTKVPMPLDVVILGMGEDGHTASLFPGAANLMAGLDMNSGRKVIGMTPLTAPLDRITLTLPTILDSKNIYLHLVGESKLDVLERAEKGDDIDEMPIRAVIKQNIVNVIGFWAAS; this is encoded by the coding sequence ATGTTTACATTAAATAAATATGATAATAGCCAATTACTTAATAAAGACCTTATTTCACATATTGTCAATGCGTTAAAACAAGCGATTGCTGAAAAGGGGCATGCTTCTCTAGCTGTTTCTGGCGGAAAAACACCTATTCCTTTATTTACTATGCTCAGTGAGCAAGATTTAGAATGGAATCGTATTTTTATTACTTTGGTGGATGATAGATGGGTAGATGATACTGATGATGCCAGTAATGAAAAATTAGTGATGACTTATCTGTTGCAAAATAAAGCAAAACTGGCTAATTTTGTCGGCTTAAAAAACAGTTGCGATAACCCATTTGATGGTGCTCAATTGACTGAAAAAGAGTTAACTAAAGTGCCAATGCCTTTAGATGTAGTCATTCTAGGTATGGGAGAAGACGGGCATACGGCATCACTATTCCCTGGAGCGGCTAACTTAATGGCTGGATTGGATATGAACTCTGGCCGAAAAGTTATTGGCATGACTCCATTAACTGCACCTCTTGATCGCATTACCTTAACTTTACCAACCATTTTAGATAGTAAAAATATCTATTTACATTTAGTTGGTGAAAGTAAATTAGATGTACTTGAACGGGCAGAAAAAGGTGATGATATTGATGAGATGCCGATACGTGCAGTGATAAAACAAAATATAGTCAATGTTATTGGATTTTGGGCTGCTTCATAA
- a CDS encoding sugar kinase: protein MSFKICTIGELLVEFLAKKQHQRFDQTGEFIGPFPSGAPAIFADQVAKLGFPVVFFSCVGKDSFGQMCINRLKKDGVNIEGITSHSRANTGSAFVTYQDYNERDFIFNIPNSACGLLSFDHIDEGLLKDCNHLHVMGSSLYSFRAIDAMRKALDRIKRKGGTISFDPNLRKEMFNIQEMEQSFDYILEYTDIFLPSENEVSYFTHNNESEEQTMRALLERGVKHIVVKSGAKGANYYGLDENSNLKKLHVDGFPIDSIDPTGAGDCFCATFVSLMLAGFSVEMALQYANASGALAVSKKGPMEGTTTLLEIEAFLSKYQTC, encoded by the coding sequence ATGAGTTTTAAAATTTGCACAATCGGAGAGCTACTTGTTGAATTTCTAGCTAAAAAACAACATCAGCGCTTTGATCAAACTGGTGAGTTTATTGGGCCTTTTCCAAGTGGAGCACCAGCAATTTTTGCCGATCAGGTGGCTAAATTAGGATTTCCTGTTGTATTTTTTAGTTGTGTCGGTAAGGACAGCTTTGGCCAGATGTGTATTAATCGGCTAAAAAAAGATGGTGTGAATATTGAAGGTATCACATCCCACAGCCGGGCTAATACTGGCAGCGCATTTGTAACTTATCAAGACTATAATGAGCGTGATTTCATATTCAATATACCTAATAGTGCTTGTGGCTTATTATCCTTTGATCATATCGATGAGGGTTTACTCAAAGATTGTAACCATTTACATGTTATGGGTTCATCGCTTTACTCATTTCGAGCGATTGATGCAATGCGCAAGGCTCTCGATAGAATCAAAAGAAAAGGTGGGACGATCTCATTTGATCCTAATTTACGCAAAGAGATGTTTAACATTCAAGAAATGGAACAATCTTTCGATTACATTTTGGAATATACCGATATATTTTTGCCTAGTGAAAATGAAGTCAGCTATTTTACTCATAATAATGAAAGCGAAGAGCAGACGATGAGAGCTTTACTCGAACGTGGTGTTAAGCATATCGTTGTAAAAAGCGGCGCTAAGGGCGCAAATTACTATGGCTTAGATGAAAATAGTAATTTAAAAAAACTTCATGTTGATGGTTTTCCTATAGATTCAATTGATCCAACTGGGGCAGGAGACTGCTTTTGTGCGACATTTGTTAGTTTGATGTTGGCAGGATTTTCGGTTGAAATGGCTTTACAATATGCTAATGCAAGTGGCGCTTTAGCGGTATCGAAAAAAGGACCAATGGAAGGCACTACAACATTGTTAGAGATCGAAGCATTCTTATCTAAATATCAAACCTGCTAA